Genomic DNA from Scatophagus argus isolate fScaArg1 chromosome 15, fScaArg1.pri, whole genome shotgun sequence:
ACTCGGCTGAGGCTCCACTGCCGCTCACAGCCTCCTCATACGAGGGCAAAGTCACCTGAACTCCTTCCACCATGATTGACACTGGCTGACCGGACACACCCTGATCACGCCTACGGTTGAGAGGAAAGTTAACATATGTCTGCCTGTTACTTCTGCAACTGGTTTACTTAACGTAAGGTGACTGCCAGGGTCTCTGGCTTCATCTATGAGATGCTTTTGAGGACACACTCACCGATGGAGGGACTTGAGTTTTGGCTGAAGAAGTACAAACAGTACCACCAGAAACAGGATTAGAGCCACTGAGCTGGCTGTGGAGGCCACAATGGACAAGGCAGGCATCCCCAATGGTAAAGTTGGATTGTTGTCTGTGAGACAGATTAACAGTTGACACAGTTACATGTACAGAATCGACTGTAATTATCTGTCTCAGAGTCTAAATGTGTCAtcctttttatatatttttttaccttGCTCCATGAGGCAGCTGAGCTTCACTTGGCTGTCCCATTCCCCATACTGACAGGTAAGGTATTTATAATCTCCCTTCAGAATATAGCCTTCATCACAGAAATATTCAATCACAGTGCCATGAGAAAGTCTTCCACATGTGGAAGGGTGGCAGGTGTAGCCCCCGTTCTCGGGCTGATATGGAGGCTGGCATACTGtcaatgaaaagaaaggaaaacagtgtTGTTTCAGAAAACTATCAGTGCTAAACTGGTCTGAATCCTATTTGAAAGACAGGGACTACTGTTACAGTGGAATAAATCAGCCAACAGGAGGACGTTATTATCCATCAAGGAAATCCAACTGGGTAAATGATGAATGAGTGCACTGCACTGAATAAAATGCAACTCTTAACTTATTGGCTGCTTTCTCTACTCCAgtttttttaagataaatgtCAGGGCCCAGATTGGCATGTATTCATATTTCTAGCTCCACCGGATTAAAATGGAGACTCTGCTCTTAATAAATGCATTGCCATGATGAATCACTGTACTGAAGCTCCACTGATGATTTTTCATTCCCAACATACACACCTAACTCAACGTTAACACAGCCAAGAGCTGACCAAACTAATACTGATCAGCtgttctgaaactgaaaaataaaacaactcaCAGTTCAGATTTGTAGAACCTGCTTTCTGAAACAGCACCCAGGTGACTATAGGGCCATAAAAGCACTGAATAAACAGGCTGAACCTATAAATGATTGGATGTCCCAAGATTTCCCCCAGTTTAACCAAGAGattgaaacaaaagaaaaagaaataacagtttttaagacaaaaatgaatgattgTAAGTCAGAGCTCAGCTTTAAGATTTAACATTAAAGATCACAAAGCAAGCTAAAGCAAACTAGGTAAAGTTGTGGATGCTGATCTAAAATGTAATAGCAGTTTTAGCAGctttaataacaataaaacaatcacaaaatcTGCCTACTGTCACCTTAAGATTATattaagaaagaagaaatttatCTTCAGTGTGCAATAAGCTGAaaggtgcaaaacaaaaaaaactgtcttgCCTTTCATCATGTCCTTTATTTTGTATGTGACTTTAACATCTTTTGTGCGGTATATCATTTTCTCTTGAATCTGTAATAAAAACTTGCTTTGTCTCCATCCATAGATATTCTGGGTGTGACGCAATCTGAGAAGTTTATTGGTCACACCAAGTATTTTTGTTAACACAGCTGCTGGTTGTTGATGTACACAAGATGGGCCTCTGACATTTCATGGGGTTGACATTGGAAAAGTTTAAACATGCTTCAATCACAACCTCTTGAGGAGTTAGTTTACATAATAAGAGCTGAAATATGTTCCATTGCATTTACAGGAACATGTGAACTTGTTTTTGGACAATGCAAATTCAGGTTACTATATCCACCTAATGCAAATATTCATTCAGGTCACAGCACATGTTGACACCAGGGGTAAAAAAGGTTTTACACTGGCTAtaggcagtcagtcagtaatGAGTTTGTCTTTACCGTCACTGCGTATACAGCGAGGAGGTTCAGAGGACCAGTGTCCAAGTGCGGAGCAGGTGAGGATGTTAGGTCCATCTGGGAGGTAACCAGGGTCACAGTGGTACTCCAGTACTGTGCCCACAGGGAATGAGCTCCTGTTGGTTTCTGTCAGATTAGTTGAGCCATGCTGCACTGTAGAGGGTCTCACACAACCTTCAAAAAAGATAACAGTCCAAAATATGGTTAATAGttgtaattaatatttaataacaaaTATAAGCTTTGTTGATATAGCacttaaaaatgttacaaagGCTTTCCAAAAATGGAGAGCTCTGTTGAAACCATCTTATAAAAGAGGGCAGGATGTAGTTGTTTAGCTGTTGAGCTCAATCATCAACAATCTTTCTCCAGATTGGCTCAGCCCATCTTAAGGATCAAGGATACAGTTATAATTAAGGATACAGTGCATGTTAAGGTGTAAAGAAGATTTATGTCTGCAGACAGTACTATGAGTAGCTTGTCTTTACCGTCACTGCGTATACAGCGAGGAGGTTCAGAGGACCAGTATCCCAGTGTGGTGCAGGTAAGAATGCTACGTCCAGCTGGCAGGTAACCAGGGTCACAGCTGTAGTGCAGGACTGTGCCCAGAGGGAACAAGCTCCTGTTGGTGTCTGTCAAATTGGTTGAGCCATGCTGCACTGTAGAGGGCCTTATACAGccttaaaaaagaaattatacaAAATTATAGCTCATATCTGTAGTTACTCTGTAATAGCAAATACAGGCTTTGTTTATATAGCACATTTTAAAACCtaaagatttgttttcaaaGCTTAAGTGAACTTGCTAAATTCCACAACTGAGACAGTTGTCAGAATTAG
This window encodes:
- the LOC124071519 gene encoding sushi domain-containing protein 4-like; this translates as MCNGMIESISKAFWAHTSANKLPLLLLLILALVSTGQGSGCVRPYMVQNSWVNLTETNRGLFPVGTVLQYSCDPGYLPDGPSILTCTTLGRWSSDPPHCIRSGACLPLSKPENGGYTCHPSPCRMFSHGTVIEFFCDEGFVLSGDYNYLTCQDGQWDGPMQISCVSQGCIRPSTVQHGSTNLTDTNRSLFPLGTVLHYSCDPGYLPAGRSILTCTTLGYWSSEPPRCIRSDGCVRPSTVQHGSTNLTETNRSSFPVGTVLEYHCDPGYLPDGPNILTCSALGHWSSEPPRCIRSDVCQPPYQPENGGYTCHPSTCGRLSHGTVIEYFCDEGYILKGDYKYLTCQYGEWDSQVKLSCLMEQDNNPTLPLGMPALSIVASTASSVALILFLVVLFVLLQPKLKSLHRRDQGVSGQPVSIMVEGVQVTLPSYEEAVSGSGASAESRVQIVLSEGQHATAPEAGPSRPSSHKQQQSEMAVVHPVPLSSSSSSPSPSSSTWVLEHAGAAAPSSSQRRPSAGSDQHSLSLDSEMEYSDDMPLLKEA